Part of the Thermococcus barossii genome is shown below.
CGCTCCTGCGGAAGTTCGGGTAGGTTTGCGAGTATCTCCTCCTTTATCTCGTCCGTTATCAGTATCGGCGGTATATCCGTCTCAGGATACATCCTGGCCTTACCTGGTAGCGGGCGCATGTACTGGGTGTTGCCGTCCGGCAGGGCCCTCCTCGTCTCCTCGGGGACGCCCTCAATGGCCTCCCTGGCGCGCTGGAGAACCTCGCGCAGGGCCTTCTTGGCCGTATCTTCCTCTGCAGCAACGAGAACGAACGCGTCTTCCTCGCCGAGGCCAAGTTTTTCAACAACTGCATTAACCTCTAATTCTGTAATTCCATAGTTCGGTAATTCGTCAATGTGGAAGATGCCCCTGACGTACTTCTTGGCCCTGTCGGCCATCTCGGTGCCGAGCCTTCTTCCCGGCTGTATTTCCCTTCCAATGAGCCCGCGGAACTTCGGAAGCTTAACCGCTAGGACTTTGCCCCCCTTCTTTATCGCCCTTGCTATTATCTTCGAACTGGTGTTCTGGAAAATCTCTGTAACGTCGTGGAACTCCTCCTTGATGTCCTCCGGCTTTGCTCCCCTCTCGCGAAGCTCGTCCCTGATTTTGAGCAGGCTGAGCTGCCTCTCTATCTCGCGCTCGATAATGACCGGTATCATGTCCAGCTCCTGAACACCCTTAATCTCGACCCTGGCTCCACCCTTGATGGAGACGTTGAGATCCTGCCTTATCGTCCCGAGGCCGCGCTTCACCCTCCTCGTTGCCCTGAGCGCGTCGCCTATGTACTTGGCCACGACCTTCGCCTGCTCGGGGTGGTGTATGTCGGGCGTTGTTGCTATCTCGACGAGCGGTATTCCGAGACGGTCGAGGCGGTAGATTACCTCCTTGTCCTTACGCTCGACTATCCTGCAGGCGTCCTCCTCAAGGCATATCGTTGGAATGCCAACGCTCCCCCACGGCGTATCGACCCTTCCGTTCATGGCTATTATCGCGGTCCTCTGGAAGCCGGAGACGTTGGAGCCGTCTATGACTATCTTGCGCATGAAGTGAACCTCATCAACGGGAGTGGCATTTAGGAGGTAACTTATCTGGAGGGAGACCTTGAGTGCCTCCTCGTCGGGCATATGGGGCGGTTCTTCGTCCATGTAGACGAGGTCGGTGAGTTCGTAGTTGCCCTCGTAGATGTACGTTCTCCCCTTCTTGAACTCTTCAAGTGCCGCAGGGTCTATCTCGCCCAGCTCGCTTATCGTGGGCCTGAGCCTCCGCCTGAAAGTGAAGTCAACCTCGTCGCTGAACTCGCTCGGTACGGGTGAGAACAGTTTCTTGGTGTCGAGCTGCCTGTGTATCTCGAGACCGACCTTGAGGCCGAGTTCCTGATAGTTGAACCTGTCCGCCATCGTCATCACCTCAGGAAGGTATCGAACCTCGTGTAGGGGGTTATCTCGCCGGCGTAGTTCGTCAGCATCATCTCGCGCACTTCCCTGGGGTCGTCGGTGTGGCCGAGGACCCACATCAGCTTGACGTAGGCCGTCTCAGGTAGCATGTCCTCGCACGGAATGACTCCAGCCTTGAGAAGCCTCCTTCCGGTGGAATAGACGTTCAGGTTCACCCTGCCGTAGAGACACTGGCTCGTCATGCAGACGGCGATGCCTTCCTCAGTGGCGCGCCTTATGGACTCTATGAGGTACGTCGGCACGTGTCCGAGGCCAGTCCCCTCAATGACGAGTCCTTTGTATCCCCTGTCAACGAAGAAGTCTATAACCTCTGGCTGGATTCCCGGGAACGCTTTGACGAGGGCCACGCGTTCCTCCATTTCGTCGTCCACCCAGACCTCACTCTCGGTTCTCTTCCTGTAGTCTTTTCTGAGGAACTCGATCCTGCCATCCGGCCATATCCTTGCGAGCGGGATATCGTTTATGCTCCTGAAGGCGTCCCTCCTGCTCGTGTGCATCTTCCTTGCTTTGGTTCCGCGGTGGGCGAGGCAGTAGGTGTCACCCGTCTCACCGTGCATGACGATGGCGACCTCACCGAAGTCTGCGGTGGCCATTCTGACCGAGCATATGAGGTTCATCGCCGCGTCGCTGCTTGGCCTGTCGGAGCTCCTCTGGGAACCGACGAGGATGACAGGCTTTCCGAGGTCACGGAGCATGAAGCTGAGCGCCGAAGCGGTGTATGCCATCGTGTCGGTTCCGTGGGCTATCACAACGCCGTCTTCACCGTTGTTCAGCATCCGGGCAACCTCGTGGGCTATTCTAATCCAGTACTCCGGGCGCATGTCCTCGCTCATTATGTTGAAGAGAAGCTTCGGTGTTATGTTGGCTATGTCAAATATCTCGGGGACGGCCTTGGCGAGCTCCTCGGCGGTGAAGGCCGCGTGAACGGCGCCGGTTTTGTAGTCAATCCTGCTGGCTATTGTTCCGCCGGTTCCTATTATTGCGACGCTTGGAAGGCCCGGTTTCTTGGGGAATACCTCCTCAAACTTCAGCTCTTCCCTTGGGGCGACTTTCTCGATGATTTCAACCGACACTATCTGGTCAACCAGTATTCCGATGTTGTACCCGTTGTCGAGCTTCAGCGTGAGGGTTTCGCCGCTGGAGAGCTCGTAGGGGTTCATGACGATGCCCTCATAGACGCTCGTGTTTCCGTTTTCCTTTTCAATTATCCGAACGTAATCTCCGACTTCCAGGTTTTTATCCCTCATAAACCTCTCAACTTTGCGCATACCTCTCCCTCCGGGGGATAGTGGGTTCAATCCAATATAAACCTTCGGGCTGGACGGATGACAAAAATCGGCTGTAATTACCGACAAATTCTGTCAGAGTGACAACTACCTGGCTTCAATCTTAAACCTTGGCTCCTCTATCCACTCGGATTTGCACCTGGGACAGCGCGAGGGAACGTGGATTTCCGGCCTGAAGACGAAGCCGCACTTCCTGCACTCGGCGGGTTTTATGAGGAGCACTTTTCCCTCCCGCTTGAGCGTCTTTTGGATGGCCTTCAGATCCTCGATGATGACCTTCCTTGCACCCTTGCCCCTGAGCTCCAGTGCCAGGGCAAGCTCACCCGGCGAGTAGTCCCGCTCCTCCAAAAGCTTTATTATGCGCTGCCTACGAGTCATCATCGCCTGAGGCTTTGCGTGGCGGGATATAAACCTTAGGGTGGGAGCATGATAATCGAGAGGGCGGAGAGGGTTCTGGAGTCCCGGAGGTTATGCGATCACTGCCTTGGGAGGCTCTTCGCGAAGCTCGGAAAGGGCACCAACGAGGAGAGGGGAAGGGCGATAAGGTTCGTTCTCAACATGGAGCGTTCCAGGCGGGGCCTTCCACCGCTTGATGAACCCGAAACGTGCGAGCTGTGCGGCAACGTCTTTGAGAGGATTCCCGGGCTAATCGGGAACATGAAAACGGCCGCTGAAGGCATTGAGTTTGAGACGTTCCTCGTGGGTTCGCGCTTTCCCAGGGAGGTGCGTGAAAGGGAGGAGGTCCTCTGGGAGGAATTTGGAATTGAAACTGCCGAGCCCATCAACAGGGAGTTCAACCGCGAACTTGGAAAGGCCTTTGGCATGGCAACCGGAAAGGACACCGCCAAGAATCCCGACGTGGTTTTTATCGTCGAGCCCTATTCCGGCAGGGTGGAGCTTCAGATAAACCCGCTCTACATCTACGGCCGTTACAGGAAGCTTGTGAGGGGAATTCCCCAGACACCGCTCCCGGACTTTGAGGACAGCGTTGCGTCGATAATCTGCCGCCCGTTTTCGAGGACATCCGGCGGAAAGTGCGTTTTCAAAGGAGCCGGCAGGGAGGACGTTGACGTCCGCATGCTGGGCAACGGCAGGCCATTTATCGTGGAAATAAAGCGGCCGAAAAAGCGCAGGCTCAACCTTGACGCTATAGCCGCTGAGATAAACGAAAGCGGGAAGGTTGAGGTGCTTGACCTGCGCTTCGTTTCACCGAAGGAAGCGGAGCAGGTACTCACTCAAAATCACCGTAAAGAATATCTGGCCCTCGTCCGTGTCGACGATGGGGTAACTCCTGAAGAGGCAAAGTATGTCGCGGAAAGGCTCGCGGGGCTTGAAATCCATCAGAGGACTCCCTGGCGCGTAAGGAATGCAAGGGCAGACAGGGTCAGGGTCAGAAAGGTTCATGAGGCAGAGGCGAGGTGGCTCGATGAAAAGCACTTCGAGCTCCGTCTCGTCACAGATGGAGGCCTTTACATCAAGGAGCTGGTTTCAGGTGATAGAGGGCGCACGAGGCCCTCTGTGAGTGACCTGCTCGGAAAACCCGCCTGGTGTGAGAGACTCGATGTGCTGAACATCTTTGATGACTGAAAACTTTATAAACGGTTCTCGCCGATTGGATAGCGAAGCCATAACAGGCTTAGTCCATATGCCGAAAAGGCCGGAACTTCCTGAAAACCGGATACGCCTTTGCGTCCGTTGCGTGATGGATAAAAATCCGTGAGGTGATAGGAATGGTCAAAAAGGCCCACAGCTTTAGGAGGAAGACCCGCGGGAAGCTCAGCAAGAGCCCCAGGAGAAGGGGGCTTCCGCCTCTCACGAGGTTCCTTCAGGAGTTTGAGACCGGGCAGAAGGTCCACATAGTTATCGAGCCGAGCTACCACAGGGGCATGCCCGACCCGAGGTTCCACGGAAGAACCGGAACAGTCGTTGGAAAGCGCGGCGATGCCTACGTCGTCCAGATTAAGGACGGCGGGAAGGTTAAGACCTTCTTCATCCACCCGGTTCACCTCAGGGCCCAGAAGGGATGAGCATGATAGGGAGAAAGAAGCTCGAGGAGCGGTACCTCACGATAGCCGAAACCAAGGAGCTCCTCGAGAGGCGCAAGGCAGAGGGGATGGAGGACAACCCGGAGGAGCCGATGTTCTACGAGGCCAGGGTTAGCCTCGAACATGCCGAGCGCTTTGCGAAACTCAAGCCCGAGCAGGCGGTTGAGCTGAAGGAAAAGCTTATGGAGCTCTTTGATTGGATAGACGAAAGGCTCGCCGCGAAGCTCGTTGACCTGATGCCCGAGGATTACTTTGATATACGGGTAATCTTCAGCAAGGAGGACTACATGCCCACCAAAGAGGAGGCCGAGGAGATAGTAAGGCTCCTCGACGACTACAGGGAGTGACCTCTTCTTTTCCTTTTCCTAGACAAAGTATAAAAACTCCGGGAGGGTATAACTTCTGGGGGAGAGACAATGGATAGGTACCGGAGACATTCTTACAGGGAAAGCCTCGAAAAGAAGAGGCGGAACGTTGAGTATGAGGAATACGCCTATGTGCTGGACTATCTTCCCGAGGGCTACACCGATTTGAGGACGGGTAGGCGAACCGGGAAGCCCGTGGCGCAGGTTATAGGTGAAAAGGCATTCACGCTCCTTGAGGTCGCCCCCAAGGAAGACCTCATGCTATACGAGAGGGTTTTCATAGGCAAGGGACAGAGGGACAAGATACTCATGATAAATAAGAAGATTCACTACGATGAGCTAACGGCCACTGCCAAGGCCGAGCTTCCCTACGTTGTGGAGGAGATAGTCAAGAACAACGAGGAGCGCTTCGTGCAGTTCTTCAACATGGCCCCTCCGATAACCAACAGGCTCCACAGCCTGGAGCTCCTGCCGGGAATAGGTAAGAAGCACATGTGGGAGATACTGGACGAGCGCAAGAAGGAGCCCTTCAAAAGCTTCGATGACCTCCGCCACCGCGTCAAGGGTCTCCCCGATCCGGCGAAGATGATAGCCAAGCGCGTCGTTGATGAGCTTGAGGGCAAGGACCGCTACAGGCTCTTCGTTGGCTCCAGGAGGATATTCCGCGTATGAGGGAGCGTCTCTTTTCTATCATTTCCAAATACGGCCTCAAGGCAAATTCTGACCTGGGACAGAACTTTCTGATAGTGCCTGATATAATAGAGAGGAACGTCGAAAGGGCGGAGCTGGATGAAAAAGACGTCGTCCTTGAGGTCGGACCCGGCCTCGGCGTTCTGACGGACGCATTGAGCAGGAGTGCCGGGAAGGTGTACGCCATCGAGAAGGACAGGCGCCTCGTCGAGATACTTAGGAGGGAGTACGACTGGCCCAACGTTGAGATAATCGAGGGCGATGCCCTCAGGGTCGAATTCCCCGAGTTCAACAAGATAGTCTCCAACCTCCCGTATCAGATCTCATCCCCCATAACCTTCCGCTTTTTGAGGTATGAGTTTGAGAAAGCCGTTCTAATCTACCAGCTGGAGTTCGCCCAGAGGATGGTGGCAAAGCCGGGGGATAGAAACTACTCCCGTCTCTCCCTGATGGTTCAGGCTAAGGCCTACGCCGAACTCGTGGAGCGCATCGGCAGGGGAGCCTTCTGGCCGAGGCCGAAGGTTGACTCGGCCGTCGTGGTACTCGAACCCAAGCCGAGGGGGGAGAGAATAGAGCTCGACGAAAACCTCGTGAGAGCGCTCTTCCAGCACAGGAGGAGTACAGTTCTGGCGGCCCTGAGGAAGTCCCACCACATGCTCGGTCTTGACAGGGAGGGATTCAAGAGAGTTAGAAAGAGCCTCTCCGATATGCCTCACGCCGAGAAAAGGGTCTTTCAGCTCACCCCTGTGGAAGTGAAGGACATCGAGGAGTTCCTCGTTGCTGAGGGTATTCTGGACTGATCACTCCCCTCGCTCACTTCCAAACAGGGAAACGTACAGGTTCCTTAATTTCTGGTAGTGGCCGTTTTCTATGTTGGCCAGCCATATCAAGGTTGCCTTGGAGTTTTCATCCTCGGTTCTCTCGGCCAGATACTTGTAAACGTCGTGGGCAGCTTCTCGGTTCCCATCAGGTACTCGAGGATATCCTTGAGGTGCCCGTGGTAGACCATGTCCCTTAATCTTTCCTCGGAGAGCTCCACCTCCAGGGCGGGTAGGGTGACCTCCGGTGGACTCTCGTTTGGAAACATTTCTTTGAACATCCTAAGCAGGGCTTCGGCATGTCCCAGGCTCTCCTTATAGAGCTGGAAGAACAGCTTGGATACGCGCTCGTCCCAGTTCACATCCTTGCTGAGCTGGTGGAGTTTGTGGTACATCTCAGCCTCTTTAACTTCTTGATCCATCCAATAGGCCAGTAGTTCCTTGTGGTTCAGTTTGGAGATGGCCTCCAGTATCTCCCTAAATCTGGCCCTTTCCTCTTCTGTCTTGTACCGTGATGCCTTCATATTATCCCCAGCTATGGTACGGGGTTCTTGTGTTTATACTTTTCGCCTCCGATTGATTTTTAAAAGACCCCCACGAACTCCAGACCATGATAATCGCCATCATTGACGGCTATACCGATGAACCCGCCGGGCTGGGTGTTCCGCCCTATCTGGGGATATACCCCCGCTACGCCTACGGGGCCATAAAGAAGGCGAGGAAAGACACCGCGGTTTTCTACCTGACCATAGACGACCTCCGGGCCACTTTTGATGGTGAGAGGGGGATAGCCACCAAGAACAAAACTCCCAACTTCCCGAAAACCCGGGAAATACTCAAGAAGGCGGACGTTATCGTCTACATCGGCGGTCTTCATACGCCGGGCAAGTATCTCTCGGCGGTGCCCTCCCAGGTGGAGGAAGTGGCCAGGTTCCTGAAGCCCCTTAATGGAATCAAAATCCTTGGAGGTCCGGCCTTCATGGGGTCGGCCCATGCGGGGGGCACAAAGATAAGCTCCCGCGAGCTGATGATGGCGGAGGCGGTTTTTGACCACATAGTTTACGGTGACCTTGAGGCGTTTCTCCACGATTTCCTGATAAGTCCCAGGGATGCCGACCCTTTCCGCTTCAGAACCTATGATGAGCTAAGGGATTACTCCCTCCTCGGGGCGGAAGTGGTAAGGCAGTTCCCCGATTATCCGGATTTCGTTATAGTTGAGATTGAGACCCAGAGGGGCTGTCCAAAGGCCATGGGGATTGGGGGTTGCTCCTTCTGCACCGAGCCCGTGCGCTATAAGGTTGTGGAAAACCGGCCTGTGGAAGACATAATCCGGGAAGTTGAGGTGCTCTACAGGCTCGGCGTCAGGCACTTTCGCGTTGGAAGGCAGAGCTGTATCTTCTCCTACATGGCAGAACCGAACGCTCGCGTTCCCGTTCCAAATCCGGAGGCGATAGAGAAGCTCTTCGTCGGAATTCGGTCGGTCGCGCCCGACGTGAAGACGCTTCACGTTGATAACGCCAACCCCGCGGTAATCGCCAACTATCCGGAGGAAAGCATCAGAATCGCGAAGGCACTCATAAAATACGGGACCTCCGGAAACGTCGTGGCCTTTGGGCTTGAAAGTGCCGACCCCAAAGTTGCCAAGCTGAACAATCTGAACGCGACTGCGGAGGAAACCTACGAAGCCGTCAGGCTCTTGAACGAGGTTGGGGGAAAGCGGGGCCCAAACGGCATGCCCTGGCTTCTCCCGGGAATCAACATCATCTTTGGCCTGCCCGGGGAGACCAAAAAGAGCTACGAACTCACGTTCCAGTTCCTTAAGCGGCTTCTCGACGATGGGCTAATGGTTCGCAGGATAAACATCCGTCAGGTTGTCGTGTTCCCCGGAACGCCTCTTTGGCGCATGAGGGACCGGGTCAAGACCGAGAAGCACAAGAGGCTCATCCAGCATTACAAGTACAAGATACGGCACGAGATTGACCTTCCAATGCTGAAGCGTCTCGTCCCAGTGGGAACTGTTCTCAGGGACGTTCGTGCCGAGGTCTTTGAGAACGGCCTCACCTATGGGAGGCAGATAGGCAGCTATCCCCTCATCGTGGGGATTCCAAAGGAGGTCAAACTTAACAGGTTCTACAGCGTCCTCATCGTCGGGCATGGCTTTAGGAGCATTACGGGCGTTCCGGTTCCGATAAACGTGAACACCGAGACGCCCAGGGTTCTTCAGCATCTGCCGGGGATTGGGAGGAAGAACGTTGTGAGAATTCTGGCAAAGCGTCCATTCAGGGATGAGAAAGAGTTCTTCCTGACGGTTGGAGAGGATAAAAGGAAAATTCTGGATGGGCTTATCACCGTGTAGCCGTGCTGTTCTCCGGCCAGGAGAACCCTATGATGTTCTCTATGAGCACAATCTCTGCTCTCAGAGTCTCGTCGGTGGTTCCCTCTATTACCAGAGTGCCCTTACGGGGGGCAAATATTCTGTTCTCCGTTGCCCCCTCAGCTGGTCCCAAGAGGATTATGGCCAGATGATTCTCGTTTCCAAGCTTACCGCGTCCTATGTCAACCTTTGTCCAGAAGTTCAGATAGACCTTCCTGTACCTGAGCCACGTCTGGTTGAATGCATACTGCTTGGCGGTGGCGTTATCGTAACCCATCTGGAGCCCCTTTATGTAATAGTTGGTCGTGAATATGTTGGACACAACGCCCGATATCTCCGAGACGGCCAGCGTCCGATACTTGCAGTCTCCAACGTACAGCTGGGGTGCATCCTTGCAGTTGGTGACCGAGGGATCGCCCATCACTATGGTGAAGTACTCGTAGAAGCTCCTTATCGTTAGGTTTAGATCAACCTCTGGGCTTCCCGTTATGTAGCTGTCTATCGTGATGTTAAAGAGCTTTGAGCCGGAGGGAGGCCTTGTACCCTCTTCAATCAGCTCTTGGTATTGGTCTGCGGTAAGGGCGTAGAACTGTCCCGAAGGTGTGTAAATCATTACGTACTGGGTGGATGCTTTGGGATTCCCCGGATTTATCACGTTGCCAAAGCCATGGTACGAGTAGAGCACGTAGCCGATTGGAGCAACAACCACCAGGAGAACTATGAGAACCACTGCGAGCCTCTTTTGATCCAATGTCAAAACCCCCAGAAAAGGGAATTAAAAGAGAAGGAAAGGCCTTCAGAGGCCAGCGAGGTACTCCATAAGGGCCTCAGCGGCAACCTTGGTCTCGTCCCTGGTGGCACCGGCGACGATGACGACGTCGTAGCCGCCAAGGGCGTCCTGGATGTACTCGATGTCGCCTGGGCTGTTGTACCAGTCAACCTTGCTGATGTTCTGCTCGACGAGCCACTTGGTAAGGCTGTTGGCAACCGGACCGCCGATGAGGATGAGGTTCGCTCCGGGGTCTTCCATGCTGACCTCGTAGTCCATGACGGTTATCGGAGCGGTGAGCGGCTTGAGCATGGTGACGTCGCCGTAGATGCCCTCAACCTTGTAGTCAGTGTCGAGGACGTCGTCGCCGACCTTGAGCTCCTTCTCGACGACCTTGCCCTCCTTCTCCTTGAGGCAGATGTAGGCGTAGGCGACGATGAAGTCTTTGTCCTCCGGGTCACCGCCGTTTCCGTTGATGTCCCAGTCGCTGTATCCAGCCTCCTCAAGCTTGACCTCGTTGAGGGTCTTCATCTCGAACTTGTAGAACAGGTTGTAGGTGCCGAAGATGTCAACCGGGTTGCCCTTGAGCTCGTCCTTGTTGGTAAGGGTTATGTTGGTTATGGTGTCGTTGTTGACGGTGTTGATGGTCATCTCCCACTCGATGCCATCGTAGGTCAGGGTGTTGCCGGTCTCCCAGCTCTGGACATCAACCCTGGCGGCAATGCTGGCTATGAGGTGGCCGTCGATACCGACGAAGGTGTCCAGCAGGGTGAGGACGACCTTTCCGTCTCCGAAGATGTCAACGTCCTGGCCCTCCTCAAGGATCTTCTGGTCGCTCTCCTGGCCGGTGACGGCGTTCTTAACGACAACAAGGGCCCTCTGGTCGATGATGCTTATGTCAAGGACGGTGACTATCCAGTCAGTACCCTCGATGGCCTGTGGCTGGCCAACCTGGTACCAGGCCTCACCCTTGTCGAGACCGGCGGTGAACTTGTTCTCACCGACGCTGAGGACGTAGAAGCTCTGGCCAAACACGGTGAAGGTGTCGCCGGCCTTCACTCCCTCGCTGTAAACCTCGGTGTCAGTGATGGTTCCATCGGCATCAGATTCATCGTCGGCGTCGCCGATGTACCAGCTGGTGCTGGTACCGGTCTCTGGATCGACACCCCACTCTGGGTAGCCGTCCAGTATAGTCTCGGTCTTCTCAACGGTGTAGTTGTAGAGGACGTAGTCAACGAAGACGGTGACGTTGCCTGGAGTGATAACTATGTCAGCATCCTTTGGTGGGTAGTCCTTATCCCACTCGCTCGGGTCCTTGGACTTGAGCTCAATGTTCTGGATGTGTATGTTCCAGTCGATGAGCTTCTCGTCACCTATCTTGTCTTGGTCCTCAATCTCGACTGTAAAGTTGTACCAGGACTTCCACTCGTTGTAAGTCATGTCGTAGGCCGCGCCAGAGTCCGCGCCGTTCCACCAGTAGTCTGCCGGGAGGTCCTCGTACTTGTAGACCCAGTCAGCTACGGCGCCGTGGGCTTCGATGGTGGTGTAGTTGTAAGCGTAGATTGTGTCCTTCCAGAGGGTCTCCGGCGGGTACTCGGCCTTGATCTTCACGTAGCCGTTCTGAATCTCGGCCTGCTCTGTGGTGTAGAGCATGCTGCCAAGGGCAACGGCAATGTCAGCGGCGCTGGCAACGTCCATAGCAGCAGCGGTACTTCCAACGACGATTTTAACGTTCGGGGTTCCATCGGCGTTAACGAAGAAGTCCTTCGGTATGTTCGGAACGGTCGGCTGAGCGCTGGCAAAGCCCATGGTGGCTCCAACCATTGCGGCACCAATTGCAAGGGCCGCGATCTTCTTCACTTTCATTTTCCCAACACCTCCTTAAGCTTGGGCTTACGCCCTGGGATGGTCTAATATGTATTGTCAATGACTTTCTACCCGGTTAGGGTATATATACTTTTCGCTTTCAGACCCTTTCTCCGCTTAAAAGAAGCTCGCTCATTGCCGTAAAAATGAAAGGGAGCTTAATTAAATGCCTATAGGCTTTTCGCCTTTTGCCGATAATATCAAGGGTTTAATTTGAACTCCGTGTTCTTCTTCTCCATGAGTTGCCTTTTCACAGGCCTTGTAACCAGCTCGTTAACGAAGCCTCCGATGTCGGTCAGAGTATTCTGGAGTTCATTGGCGGTTACGTCTATTATCTCCGGTTCCAGGATTGAGATGGCCACTGGGGCATATTTGGCAGTAAGCTGGACCAGAGTCTCGAACGGGGAGAGTAGTTCCGCCGCAA
Proteins encoded:
- the gatE gene encoding Glu-tRNA(Gln) amidotransferase subunit GatE, which gives rise to MADRFNYQELGLKVGLEIHRQLDTKKLFSPVPSEFSDEVDFTFRRRLRPTISELGEIDPAALEEFKKGRTYIYEGNYELTDLVYMDEEPPHMPDEEALKVSLQISYLLNATPVDEVHFMRKIVIDGSNVSGFQRTAIIAMNGRVDTPWGSVGIPTICLEEDACRIVERKDKEVIYRLDRLGIPLVEIATTPDIHHPEQAKVVAKYIGDALRATRRVKRGLGTIRQDLNVSIKGGARVEIKGVQELDMIPVIIEREIERQLSLLKIRDELRERGAKPEDIKEEFHDVTEIFQNTSSKIIARAIKKGGKVLAVKLPKFRGLIGREIQPGRRLGTEMADRAKKYVRGIFHIDELPNYGITELEVNAVVEKLGLGEEDAFVLVAAEEDTAKKALREVLQRAREAIEGVPEETRRALPDGNTQYMRPLPGKARMYPETDIPPILITDEIKEEILANLPELPQERVERYVKEYGIDRSLAETLVNDERDELFEELVEKGAKPSLAASILVVVLKGLKKEVPIENITDEHIREAFELYLNGKIAKEAFEEIFKELAKNPEKSAAQVAEERGLTLLSEEEVEGIIDEVIQQNIEVIRAKGMGAMGMVMGRAMARLRGRADGKLVSSLVRKKIQEAIS
- the gatD gene encoding Glu-tRNA(Gln) amidotransferase subunit GatD encodes the protein MRKVERFMRDKNLEVGDYVRIIEKENGNTSVYEGIVMNPYELSSGETLTLKLDNGYNIGILVDQIVSVEIIEKVAPREELKFEEVFPKKPGLPSVAIIGTGGTIASRIDYKTGAVHAAFTAEELAKAVPEIFDIANITPKLLFNIMSEDMRPEYWIRIAHEVARMLNNGEDGVVIAHGTDTMAYTASALSFMLRDLGKPVILVGSQRSSDRPSSDAAMNLICSVRMATADFGEVAIVMHGETGDTYCLAHRGTKARKMHTSRRDAFRSINDIPLARIWPDGRIEFLRKDYRKRTESEVWVDDEMEERVALVKAFPGIQPEVIDFFVDRGYKGLVIEGTGLGHVPTYLIESIRRATEEGIAVCMTSQCLYGRVNLNVYSTGRRLLKAGVIPCEDMLPETAYVKLMWVLGHTDDPREVREMMLTNYAGEITPYTRFDTFLR
- a CDS encoding transcriptional regulator codes for the protein MMTRRQRIIKLLEERDYSPGELALALELRGKGARKVIIEDLKAIQKTLKREGKVLLIKPAECRKCGFVFRPEIHVPSRCPRCKSEWIEEPRFKIEAR
- a CDS encoding tRNA pseudouridine(54/55) synthase Pus10, with the translated sequence MIIERAERVLESRRLCDHCLGRLFAKLGKGTNEERGRAIRFVLNMERSRRGLPPLDEPETCELCGNVFERIPGLIGNMKTAAEGIEFETFLVGSRFPREVREREEVLWEEFGIETAEPINREFNRELGKAFGMATGKDTAKNPDVVFIVEPYSGRVELQINPLYIYGRYRKLVRGIPQTPLPDFEDSVASIICRPFSRTSGGKCVFKGAGREDVDVRMLGNGRPFIVEIKRPKKRRLNLDAIAAEINESGKVEVLDLRFVSPKEAEQVLTQNHRKEYLALVRVDDGVTPEEAKYVAERLAGLEIHQRTPWRVRNARADRVRVRKVHEAEARWLDEKHFELRLVTDGGLYIKELVSGDRGRTRPSVSDLLGKPAWCERLDVLNIFDD
- a CDS encoding 50S ribosomal protein L21e, encoding MVKKAHSFRRKTRGKLSKSPRRRGLPPLTRFLQEFETGQKVHIVIEPSYHRGMPDPRFHGRTGTVVGKRGDAYVVQIKDGGKVKTFFIHPVHLRAQKG
- a CDS encoding RNA polymerase Rpb4 family protein, which encodes MIGRKKLEERYLTIAETKELLERRKAEGMEDNPEEPMFYEARVSLEHAERFAKLKPEQAVELKEKLMELFDWIDERLAAKLVDLMPEDYFDIRVIFSKEDYMPTKEEAEEIVRLLDDYRE
- a CDS encoding DUF655 domain-containing protein, translating into MDRYRRHSYRESLEKKRRNVEYEEYAYVLDYLPEGYTDLRTGRRTGKPVAQVIGEKAFTLLEVAPKEDLMLYERVFIGKGQRDKILMINKKIHYDELTATAKAELPYVVEEIVKNNEERFVQFFNMAPPITNRLHSLELLPGIGKKHMWEILDERKKEPFKSFDDLRHRVKGLPDPAKMIAKRVVDELEGKDRYRLFVGSRRIFRV
- the rsmA gene encoding 16S rRNA (adenine(1518)-N(6)/adenine(1519)-N(6))-dimethyltransferase RsmA, which produces MRERLFSIISKYGLKANSDLGQNFLIVPDIIERNVERAELDEKDVVLEVGPGLGVLTDALSRSAGKVYAIEKDRRLVEILRREYDWPNVEIIEGDALRVEFPEFNKIVSNLPYQISSPITFRFLRYEFEKAVLIYQLEFAQRMVAKPGDRNYSRLSLMVQAKAYAELVERIGRGAFWPRPKVDSAVVVLEPKPRGERIELDENLVRALFQHRRSTVLAALRKSHHMLGLDREGFKRVRKSLSDMPHAEKRVFQLTPVEVKDIEEFLVAEGILD
- a CDS encoding ferritin family protein; this translates as MKASRYKTEEERARFREILEAISKLNHKELLAYWMDQEVKEAEMYHKLHQLSKDVNWDERVSKLFFQLYKESLGHAEALLRMFKEMFPNESPPEVTLPALEVELSEERLRDMVYHGHLKDILEYLMGTEKLPTTFTSIWPREPRMKTPRQP
- a CDS encoding radical SAM protein, giving the protein MIIAIIDGYTDEPAGLGVPPYLGIYPRYAYGAIKKARKDTAVFYLTIDDLRATFDGERGIATKNKTPNFPKTREILKKADVIVYIGGLHTPGKYLSAVPSQVEEVARFLKPLNGIKILGGPAFMGSAHAGGTKISSRELMMAEAVFDHIVYGDLEAFLHDFLISPRDADPFRFRTYDELRDYSLLGAEVVRQFPDYPDFVIVEIETQRGCPKAMGIGGCSFCTEPVRYKVVENRPVEDIIREVEVLYRLGVRHFRVGRQSCIFSYMAEPNARVPVPNPEAIEKLFVGIRSVAPDVKTLHVDNANPAVIANYPEESIRIAKALIKYGTSGNVVAFGLESADPKVAKLNNLNATAEETYEAVRLLNEVGGKRGPNGMPWLLPGINIIFGLPGETKKSYELTFQFLKRLLDDGLMVRRINIRQVVVFPGTPLWRMRDRVKTEKHKRLIQHYKYKIRHEIDLPMLKRLVPVGTVLRDVRAEVFENGLTYGRQIGSYPLIVGIPKEVKLNRFYSVLIVGHGFRSITGVPVPINVNTETPRVLQHLPGIGRKNVVRILAKRPFRDEKEFFLTVGEDKRKILDGLITV